The genomic interval ACCGAAAGGGATATCTCTGTTGAAGACAGGATGAACCTTATCGGAAAGATCGAGCGGATCATACGGAAACATAAATTCGATCCTGAAGAGCTTCTTGACCATATCAGGGCGATTGAGGTTCTTTATCCGAAGAAGGCGGGACTCGTTGATGATCTGACAGGGGTTTTCAGCCACCGATACTTCCAGATCAGGTTGGCTCAGGAGGTCGAACGAGGCCTGAGGTACAAGCAGCCGCTCAACCTCCTGCTTATCGATGTAGACTTTTTCAGCGAATATGCTGAGAAGAACGGCGAACAGATTGCGAACGATGTCCTGAAGAAGATTGCTGACCTCTTGAGAAAGAACGTCAGGGGTTCTGATGTTGTGGTGCGGTATGGGGGAGACGCATTCGCCATAATCCTCCCCAACACGGTTCTCTCGGCTGCCCTCGCCTTAGGTAACAGGTTCAATGCTATCATCAGGAATTACCCCTTCCTCCATGAGGAGACACAGCCGAGGGGACGAGTAACGGCCAGTGTCGGTCTGACGTTCCTCGACGGTCAAACGCCGGAGGAACTCATCCTCTGCTGCGAGAGGGCCATGTCCCATGCGATCAAAATGGGGGGCGACCGGGTGGAGATTTACTCAAAAGAGATGGATGAGGCCGAGGCACTACCCCCAGTCTGATATCCTGATCGATACCTTCGAGAGTCCGATCGGCAGGCTCTATCTCATATTCTCCGGAGAAACATTGACGGGGATACTCTTCGATAAACCGGAAGGTTCCCTGCCGATGAAGGCAAGCAAACGATCCGCGCTTTTCAAGGTCCAGCTGAATGCCTATTTCAAGGGGCAGCTCACCGCGTTTGATCAGAAGATCGGCTTTTCCGAGGGCACTGACTTTGAAAGAGAGGTCTGGCTCAACCTGAGGGAAGTCCCCTTTGGAGAGACGAGGTCCTACCGGTGGCTGGCGGAACGGATTAACAGACCGAAAGCGGTAAGGGCGGTCGGACAGGCGCTCAGCAAGAATCCCCTGCCTATCATCCTCCCCTGCCACAGGATCATAGAGTCCGACGGCTCGCTCGGGGGATACTCGGGAGGAGTCGACATCAAGAGGAGGCTTCTCGATCTGGAGTATTACGCAAGGCAGTCGCTGAGAGATAACGTGCCGTGATATGCCGTTCCAATTCAATCTCTGCTTTCGAACAAAACTCGGCGACTCCAATGCTCTGAAGATCACTGCCACTCCCTACCCAGGTAGGATTGACTCCTGAATGCTCCTGTAATAAGCTTTCGTTAGGCAACATCATGGACAAGCCATCTGATATCCCAAAGCCAATTCAGGACGCTCGGAATGTCGAATAGGGAAAAAGCCTGCAATCGAAGGGATGAGGTCTGCTGCACGGAAAACGAGAGAAGACGGGACAAACGCTACAGCTACCATCAGGCGATAGAATATTCTCGTGATCCGGACGAAGGAAGCCGGCAGGGCATCGCGGTCAATTTCAGTTGCTCAGGACTCTGTATGTATCTGCACGAGAATCTCAGCGTTGGGCAAAAGATAACGGTAAGGGGTGAGCAACAGGGTGACGCGCAGAAGGCAACCGTTCGCTGGACCCGGAAAGTCGATGAGAATTTTTTCATGGCCGGACTCGAATACGATGACGACTGATGGCAGTATCATTTGTAAAAGTTCATAGGTAATCTCCGCTCAAATGTGAAACAATGTGAGTTCCTCGCGGTAGTTGCTTGCGTTATGGTTCATGGTAGCCAATGTGCGGGAATCCGCCGTTGCGTTCGCACCACTACCGTGAGCGGCACGATCCCTAACCTTCTCAACCCGGACCAATGGAAATGAACGAGGGCGACGGTCTCCATCTCTGTTTGGCTTTAAGGAGCGAATGCACCGCCAGTAACAGGTGCACTGCCAAGAAGAAATCGCAATCCTGCTCAAGGTGAATCAAATATAGGGATTCGTTCCCACATCCTTCCAATAAATCTGCGATTTGGTAGAATAGACATGAATCGTGATACAGATCAAGCCTATCGAAAAAGGGATTATTGCACTGGCGCTCATAACGCTTCTTTTATGCGGCCAGGGTAATGCTTCTGAAAGGAAATCGTCTCTTCGTGCGACGGATTCGGAGCTCGGCCCGCTCATAAAAAAGAGGTTGACGGAATGGAAGATCCCGTCGCAAAGGGTTGTTGAAGGAGAACCTCTATGCGCATCGGTTCTCGTAGAAAGATTCTATCGGAGAAGAAACTATCGACCCGCGTGGAGAGAAGACGGCGGCACGATACAGGCCGAGCCCCTGATGAGGGCTGTGGAGGATGCCCATGACGACGGGCTGACGCCAGATCACTATCACCTAGACCTCATAAAATCTCTGCTCGCCAAGGGAGGGAAGGAATCATTTGCGGACGCGGCTACTTTGGTCGATCTCGAACTACTCCTCACGGATACATTCCTTGCCCTCGGTTGTCATCTTTCAGGCGGGTGCGTAAATCCTGTTACCATCGAGGCAGAATGGTTTGCGAAACAGAGAAATGTGGATGTCCCCTCCGCCCTCGAGCAGGCCCTCAAGAAAAAACAGGTTAGAGAAGCCCTCGCGATGATGCGTCCCGAACAGGTCTCCTACGAGAGGTTGAGACAGGCCCTCGCTTTTTACAGGGAACTATCATTAAAGGGAGAATGGCCCCAGGTCTCCGCCGGCCCCGTCTTGAAGAAAGATGCAGTATCCGACCGGGTCGTGGAGCTGAGAAAGAGGCTCGCCGCGTCCCGCGATCTGGAGGCTGAAGAGGGAACGGAAGCTTCTCTCTTTGATACAAGGCTGAAACAGTCGGTAATCTCGTTTCAGAAGCGACACGGACTGAAAGCCGATGGAATCGTCGGCTCCGCCACACTCGATGCCCTCAATGTTCCCCTCAGTGATAGGATACGGCAGATTGAATTAAACATGGAGCGGCTGCGGTGGATACTCGGCAACATCGAGCGGCGCTGCATCATTGTCAACATCGCGAATTTTGAGTTGGATGTTCTTGAGGGCGGGAAGTCGATTCTCTCCATGAGAGTCGTGGTGGGGAAGCCTTACTGGGACACCCCTGTCTTCACGGCAAGGATGACGTACCTCATCATAAATCCTTCATGGACCGTTCCGGAGAGGATTGCGCGGAAAGAGTTGCTGGAGACGATCAAGAAAGATCCTCATTACCTCACCGAACAGAATATTACGACATTGAGGGGATGGGGATCTCAGGAAGAGGAGATGGACCCTGAGGCGATTAACTGGTCGAAGGTCACGGCAAAGAATTTGCCATACAGATTTCGGCAGGAGCCAGGCCCTCAGAACCCCCTTGGGTCCCTCAAGTTTATGTTTCCGAACAAATTCGATATCTACCTCCATGACACGCCGGTCAAGCGTCTGTTTTCGGAGAACGTGCGCACCTTCAGTCACGGCTGCACCCGCATCGAAAAACCACTCGAATTGGCCGTGTATCTCTTGCAGGGTGACCCCTCCTGGACGCACGAAGCCATATTGGCTGCCATAGAAGAAGGGACTGAGCAAGAGGTGAGGATTCCAATTCCTTTAAACGTCCATTTCTTTTATCTCACCGCCTGGGTCGATGAACAGGGCGCCGTTCAGTTCAGAAACGATATCTACGGAAGAGACAAGCGTCTCGATGAGGCCCTCCGCAAGAAACCGTCTCTTCAATGAAGGTCGATTATTTAGCAGGCACCGTATCCTCATCTCTTTTTACTCCTTTTCGTTGGCAGTTGCGATTTTTCTTAGATATGGTTTATAACAAACAGACCGTGAGGGATCGATGAGCAGTCATAAAATGGGCCGGCGAGATTTTCTCACCGCGGGATTGCTGACAGCGACCGCGTGCCTTTTCCCATTCGAATCTGTCGCTGCTGCCGCAAGGTTCTTATCCCCTGATCGAGCGCTTTCCTTCTACAATGCCCACACGGGCGAGAATATGAAGACCGTTTACTGGCAGGAGGGCGCGTATCTGCCGCAAGCACTCGCCGATATCAACTACATCCTTCGCGACTACCGGACAGGGGAAGTCAAGGAAATCGATATCGCGTTATTGGACCTCCTCTTCTCTCTCCTTCAGTCACTCGAAAGCCCGGGTCCCTTTCATGTTATTTCGGGATATCGGTCTCAGAAGACAAATTCACTTTTGCGTTTCATAAATCGCGGGGTGGTCAAGGACAGTCTCCACATCGAAGGCAAAGCGATAGACATTCGCCTCCCCGGGCGTGAGCTGACAACGGTAAGGAACTTTGCCACAGGCCTTCAGAGAGGAGGCGTCGGGTATTATCCCTTCGCGGATTTTGTCCATCTGGATGTGGGAAGAATTCGTTACTGGTAGCACAAATGATGTTTCATTCTTGCCGCTCACCCTACTCGGTCGGCGCAAGAGAGAAATTCTTGAACATTCCGCAGGGGGGTGTCTGGCGGCAGATCACAGGAGGGCATGAGGATATATTTCCGGTGAGGATCGGAAACCTCGGCAACGCATTCGGCGACCGCCTTGCAGAGCAGAGCGGGCTCCCCGCCGAATATGGTATTGATAACGTCCACGTTCCCTGCGGTGACGAGCCGGTCGCTGTATAGCCTGTATACCTCGCCGAGGGGCACACCCACATCGATCGAGATACAGTCGGCGCCGGTTTCAGGATAGAGAAGGAGCTGGGGACGTATGTCTCCGCACTGGTGGAGAAAGCGCCCGATCCCGTATTTCCTGAACTCTTCGAAGAGTTTCCTTTCACAGGGCAGTACCACGTCGCGATAGAGGTCGACGGGGATCAGCGTGACGGCACCTTCCGGTATGGAGATGCCGTCGATAAGACCCCGCTCGATGAGTGGCCCAAAAAGCGCACGGGAGAGACGCAGACCGAGCTCGCAGACCTCCAGGATGAAGGTCTTGTCCGACGCTATCTTCTCCGTGAGGAGATTCCAGTCGCAGAGGATCATGGCCCAGGTGAAGGGGCCCCAGGACGTGGCACAGAGAAAGCGGTCGGGAAGGTGCTTTCTCAAAACAGCGGTCATTTCATGGAGCGCGAGGGTGTGAGGAGAGTGGGAGATATCCACGTTTTCGAGACACCGCGCGTCTTCAGACTTCTCGATCAGGGGAAAGGAAAGGAGTGGGGCCTGTTCCCCGCGGAAGGCGAGGGTGCCTCCTATCGCCTCGGCCGGAAAGGTATTGAGACCCGACCCGGCAAAAACGATATCGGTATCGAGCTCCCCCAAAAAGTCTGCGAGGGTCTCGGCAAAGATGACAGGGTTTTCGGCGAGGTCCTCGATGATGAGGCCGGTCTGCCGGTATGCCCAGAGCCCGGCACCGAACAGAGCACGGGGCAGACGCTCGCTGCGCTCCCCTCGTAAGACCCGCCTGATACTTTCCCGCCTATCCACGGACATCTCGATCCATCACCGTATGTACGCATCGGTCACGTACCTCCGCATCATCCTGTGTGAGTTGAAGTAATAGGCGTTCTTGCCGATGGCGTTCTGCATGATCCGTATCCACGCATTCCGGTCCCCGTAGAATGTGGGCATGACGACATGTTCGAGCTTGCGGTAAAGATCTTCCGCATCCTGTGCGTTGTCAGCGCTGCTTTCGGAGGCATGATTTTCGGAAGGGTACGGCCCGATGGACCAGCCGGTAAAATTTTCTATGTGCCCTTCTATCCACCATCCGTCAAGGACGCTGAAATTGGGGACTCCGTTGTGGGTAGCCTTCATGCCGCTCGTTCCTGAAGCCTCGAGGGGTCTCATAGGGGTGTTGAGCCAGACATCAACACCCGAGACGAGTTTCAGCGCCATATCCATGTTGTAATTCGGGAGATACGCCACGGGGATGCTGTCCTTCAGTTTTTCCTTAATCACGAAGATCTTCTCTATGAGCCTCTTCCCGGCATCGTCCCTCGGATGTGCCTTTCCCGCATAGATTAACTGGAGCTTACCCCTGCCGATCCTCTCAAGCCTCTCGATGTCGGTAAAGAGGAGATCAGCACGCTTGTAAGCCGTCGCCCTCCGTGCGAATCCGAGGGTGAAGATTTCAGGGCTCATCTCGACCCCTGTCTCCAGCCTGACAAAATCGACAAGGACCTTCTTCGCTTCCCCGTGCGCCGCCCAAATCTCATCATCGGGTATGCGGCCCACCCTGACGAACAGCTCCGGCTCATTCGCCCAACCGGGAAGGTACTTATCATAGAGCCTCCTGAAACTCTCACAGGTCCATGTGAAGGAATGGACCCCGTTCGTCACGGAGTTTATCTCGTATCCCGGAAACATGTGCTGGGAGACTTCTCTGTGCTTCTTGGCAACCCCGTTCACGTATTCGCTGAGATTCAGGGCAAGCAGGGTCATGTTCATATGGTCCTTACCGGCGAGGTCTTGCAAAACTTGAAGAGGAAGCGGTTCACCGAGCACCCTCGTCACGAGGTCGTAAGCGAATTTGTCATGCCCCGCTTCAACGGGCGTGTGCGTGGTAAATACGCAGAGGTCTCTCACCTTCTCCACATCCCACACGAGGCGCTCATCCCAAACCTCTTCGATATCCCTCCGATACTCTTTCAAGAGCTCGAGGGCGAGGAGACTCGCATGCCCCTCATTCATATGGTATTTCCTTATCATGAATCCCAGTCTGTTCAGCATCCGGACGCCCCCGATTCCGAGGACGATCTCCTGCTTCAGCCTGTAAGATTTGTCGCCGCCGTAAAGTTGTGCGGTTATTTCCCTGTCTTCGGGGGTGTTGTCCGGGAGGCCGGTGTCGAGGAAGAAGACGGGGATCGTACCGCCCGTCAGACTCCGAACCTCATAGAGCCAGGCCTGCACCGATACATCCCTGCCCTCTATCTGGACTGTTATCTTCCCGGGGAGGAGTTCCATGCATCTCGATACATCCCATCTTTCAGGCTCTTCAGTCTGCCACCCTCTCTCATCAAGGAGCTGACGGAAATAGCCTCCTCTGCTGATCAGGGTGACGCCTACCATCGGGAGTCTGAGGTCTGCGGCAGACTTTATTGTGTCTCCCGCGAGAACCCCTAGCCCGCCGCTGTATGTTGGCATCTCCTGCTTTATCCCAATCTCCATCGAGAAGTAGGCTATCTTCGGATCCCGGGTATATTTCTCCAAACGATCCTGAACGGTGGTTCTCACCATAGTAACGCTCCTCTCACTTCGCAAGTCTCTCCTCTTGTCATGAGGTGATTATATAGCACATACGCAGCCGTCCTGTCCATCCTCCGGCAATCCTACCCTCGCGGAAAAATGGACTCCGGCAGTTCACTCTCCGGAGACAGACGGTCTTTACCCTGGTCACCGTTTATTGTAAGCTATGTAGTAATTCGTCACTCGGCCGGATGACGACAGGGGGAAACTCGAGACAAATGAATCGTCCCGTGACGCGGCCCGGTGCCTACGGCCGTTATCTGTCTTGAAGAGGTTAGTCTTGTGGAAGAGATTGCTGAGTTAATCAGACAGTATCACCTTGAAGAAGATTCTGAATATGTTATTATTCCTCTCTCTGACAAGAACGGCAAGGTCAGACGGTGCTTCATCCTCAAGAGGAGGTTTATCAGGATAGTTTACCCTGACGGACATTTTGCCGATTATCCCCTCGGTGAGATAATCGAGGCAACGGTCAAATATCCGGAACTCCCCCTGAGCGAGTCGATGAAATTCGTGCATAGAGAAACAGAAGTCCCAACACCCGGGGGTACCGGTGACGAAGGACAATCGGAGGCAGAAGAAACAGAATGAAGAAAAAGATATTCATAAACGCAAAATATCCCGAGGAAAAGAGAGTCGCGATCGTGGACGGAGACCTCCTCGTCGACTTCTATGTTGAAGTGGCCTCAAAAGAACATCTCAAAGGAAATATCTACAAGGGCGTCGTTACGCGGATAGAACCGGGTCTTCAGGCGGCATTCGTGAATTTCGGGCCTAAGAAGCATGGCTTTCTCCAGATGAGGGAGATCATGCCCGAGTACCTTACTGCCGGGGGGGAGGGGAAAAGACGGAGGATACAGGATGTCCTCGTAAAGGGAAAGGAACTCATTGTGCAGGTCGAAAAGGATGAACGGGATACAAAGGGTGCGAGCCTGACCACTTACATATCCCTTCCCGGCAGGTATATCGTCATGATGCCCGGGCAGGAGCGGATAGGGATTTCGAGAAAGATCGAGGATAGAGAAGACAGAGAGCGCCTCAAGGAGGCTTTCCATTCCCTCAAACCCCCAAAGAATGCCGGTTTTATCCTGAGAACGGCGGGAAGCGACAAGACCGGTGAAGACCTCGCCAATGACTTAAAGTACCTGACGAAACTCTGGACCAAAATACAGCATGAATCAAAGAAGGTTTCGGCACCGGCCCTCATCTATCAGGAGCATGACATCTCAGTGAGAACCGTGAGGGATTATCTCACCTCGGATGTGAACGAAGTGCTTGTCGATGACCAGGCCGCGTACAGAAATATCAAGGAATTTCTGAGAAAGACCTTGCCCTGGCGCAGGATAAACGTCCGGTATTATAAAGATGCCAAGCCCATCTTCAGCAGGCACAATCTCGAAGAGCAGATCGCGAAGATCAACGAGCGATACATCTATCTGCCTTCGCGGGGATATCTTGTCTTCGACAGGACGGAAGCGCTTACCGCCATTGATGTGAATTCGGGACGATCCAGAAAAGAGGAGAATGTAGAAGCGACCGCGCTGAGAACGAACCTTGAGGCCGCGGACGAGATAGCGAGGCAGCTCAGACTGAGGGACATCGGGGGTCTCGTCGTGATCGATTTTATCGATATGGAATCGTCGAAAAACCGGAGAGAGGTCGAAAACGCCCTGAAGACGGCGATGGGCTCGGACAAGGCCCATACGGACATAAGCGGAATCTCGAAGTTCGGACTCATCGAGATGACGAGAGAGAGACTGAGGACGGCCTACGCCGAATCGATACACACGAAATGTGAAAGCTGCGGGGGTACCGGTATCCTCAAGACGGAGAAGATGGTCGCCATTGCCGCGTTCAGGGAGATTCATACCCGGGTTTCACAGGGCGGCATAAGGAGTGTCACCTGCCGTCTGCCCGTCGAGAGTGCGAATTATCTCATGAATGCAAAACGGGACGAGATCGGCATGCTCGAAAAGGATTCTCTTGTCGCCATTAATATTCTCGCAGACACCTCTGTTCTCCGTGGGCAGTTCAGCGTTGAGTCTGAAAAATCCGAAGTGGCTCCGGAGGCGCCTCCGACGGAGTAGAAGCCCCCGAACCGATCAGGAAATTTCGTGGTCTCGCTTTCTTGTCAAGGGGTCTTGTCCGCCCAAATACTTTCCCTGAGGGGTAGGGGCGTGATAGAATAGAAACAACAGAAACAGAGGCAAAGGAGGAATCATATGGCAAGAGTGGTCACCTACGAGTGCGACGAGTGCGGATGCGAGGTCGTTGTTACAGAGACGGCAGAAACCGATTTGAGCCCGCTCTATTGCTGCGGCATGGAGCTTACCGAGGTTTCGACGGAGAAGAAAGCCGCAAAACCAAAAAAGAAAACCTCCGGGAAAGCGGTCAAGAAGCCGGTGAAAAAAGCACCGAAGACCGTAG from Thermodesulfovibrionales bacterium carries:
- a CDS encoding L,D-transpeptidase family protein, with amino-acid sequence MIQIKPIEKGIIALALITLLLCGQGNASERKSSLRATDSELGPLIKKRLTEWKIPSQRVVEGEPLCASVLVERFYRRRNYRPAWREDGGTIQAEPLMRAVEDAHDDGLTPDHYHLDLIKSLLAKGGKESFADAATLVDLELLLTDTFLALGCHLSGGCVNPVTIEAEWFAKQRNVDVPSALEQALKKKQVREALAMMRPEQVSYERLRQALAFYRELSLKGEWPQVSAGPVLKKDAVSDRVVELRKRLAASRDLEAEEGTEASLFDTRLKQSVISFQKRHGLKADGIVGSATLDALNVPLSDRIRQIELNMERLRWILGNIERRCIIVNIANFELDVLEGGKSILSMRVVVGKPYWDTPVFTARMTYLIINPSWTVPERIARKELLETIKKDPHYLTEQNITTLRGWGSQEEEMDPEAINWSKVTAKNLPYRFRQEPGPQNPLGSLKFMFPNKFDIYLHDTPVKRLFSENVRTFSHGCTRIEKPLELAVYLLQGDPSWTHEAILAAIEEGTEQEVRIPIPLNVHFFYLTAWVDEQGAVQFRNDIYGRDKRLDEALRKKPSLQ
- a CDS encoding DUF882 domain-containing protein, encoding MSSHKMGRRDFLTAGLLTATACLFPFESVAAAARFLSPDRALSFYNAHTGENMKTVYWQEGAYLPQALADINYILRDYRTGEVKEIDIALLDLLFSLLQSLESPGPFHVISGYRSQKTNSLLRFINRGVVKDSLHIEGKAIDIRLPGRELTTVRNFATGLQRGGVGYYPFADFVHLDVGRIRYW
- a CDS encoding GGDEF domain-containing protein codes for the protein TERDISVEDRMNLIGKIERIIRKHKFDPEELLDHIRAIEVLYPKKAGLVDDLTGVFSHRYFQIRLAQEVERGLRYKQPLNLLLIDVDFFSEYAEKNGEQIANDVLKKIADLLRKNVRGSDVVVRYGGDAFAIILPNTVLSAALALGNRFNAIIRNYPFLHEETQPRGRVTASVGLTFLDGQTPEELILCCERAMSHAIKMGGDRVEIYSKEMDEAEALPPV
- a CDS encoding Rne/Rng family ribonuclease, whose amino-acid sequence is MKKKIFINAKYPEEKRVAIVDGDLLVDFYVEVASKEHLKGNIYKGVVTRIEPGLQAAFVNFGPKKHGFLQMREIMPEYLTAGGEGKRRRIQDVLVKGKELIVQVEKDERDTKGASLTTYISLPGRYIVMMPGQERIGISRKIEDREDRERLKEAFHSLKPPKNAGFILRTAGSDKTGEDLANDLKYLTKLWTKIQHESKKVSAPALIYQEHDISVRTVRDYLTSDVNEVLVDDQAAYRNIKEFLRKTLPWRRINVRYYKDAKPIFSRHNLEEQIAKINERYIYLPSRGYLVFDRTEALTAIDVNSGRSRKEENVEATALRTNLEAADEIARQLRLRDIGGLVVIDFIDMESSKNRREVENALKTAMGSDKAHTDISGISKFGLIEMTRERLRTAYAESIHTKCESCGGTGILKTEKMVAIAAFREIHTRVSQGGIRSVTCRLPVESANYLMNAKRDEIGMLEKDSLVAINILADTSVLRGQFSVESEKSEVAPEAPPTE
- a CDS encoding uroporphyrinogen decarboxylase family protein; its protein translation is MSVDRRESIRRVLRGERSERLPRALFGAGLWAYRQTGLIIEDLAENPVIFAETLADFLGELDTDIVFAGSGLNTFPAEAIGGTLAFRGEQAPLLSFPLIEKSEDARCLENVDISHSPHTLALHEMTAVLRKHLPDRFLCATSWGPFTWAMILCDWNLLTEKIASDKTFILEVCELGLRLSRALFGPLIERGLIDGISIPEGAVTLIPVDLYRDVVLPCERKLFEEFRKYGIGRFLHQCGDIRPQLLLYPETGADCISIDVGVPLGEVYRLYSDRLVTAGNVDVINTIFGGEPALLCKAVAECVAEVSDPHRKYILMPSCDLPPDTPLRNVQEFLSCADRVG
- the glgP gene encoding alpha-glucan family phosphorylase, which codes for MVRTTVQDRLEKYTRDPKIAYFSMEIGIKQEMPTYSGGLGVLAGDTIKSAADLRLPMVGVTLISRGGYFRQLLDERGWQTEEPERWDVSRCMELLPGKITVQIEGRDVSVQAWLYEVRSLTGGTIPVFFLDTGLPDNTPEDREITAQLYGGDKSYRLKQEIVLGIGGVRMLNRLGFMIRKYHMNEGHASLLALELLKEYRRDIEEVWDERLVWDVEKVRDLCVFTTHTPVEAGHDKFAYDLVTRVLGEPLPLQVLQDLAGKDHMNMTLLALNLSEYVNGVAKKHREVSQHMFPGYEINSVTNGVHSFTWTCESFRRLYDKYLPGWANEPELFVRVGRIPDDEIWAAHGEAKKVLVDFVRLETGVEMSPEIFTLGFARRATAYKRADLLFTDIERLERIGRGKLQLIYAGKAHPRDDAGKRLIEKIFVIKEKLKDSIPVAYLPNYNMDMALKLVSGVDVWLNTPMRPLEASGTSGMKATHNGVPNFSVLDGWWIEGHIENFTGWSIGPYPSENHASESSADNAQDAEDLYRKLEHVVMPTFYGDRNAWIRIMQNAIGKNAYYFNSHRMMRRYVTDAYIR
- a CDS encoding methylated-DNA--[protein]-cysteine S-methyltransferase; the protein is MRPRHYPQSDILIDTFESPIGRLYLIFSGETLTGILFDKPEGSLPMKASKRSALFKVQLNAYFKGQLTAFDQKIGFSEGTDFEREVWLNLREVPFGETRSYRWLAERINRPKAVRAVGQALSKNPLPIILPCHRIIESDGSLGGYSGGVDIKRRLLDLEYYARQSLRDNVP